In a genomic window of Methanosarcina horonobensis HB-1 = JCM 15518:
- a CDS encoding eCIS core domain-containing protein, with the protein MAEKAVVHAKSQESKQKCSSFCNQKSGYNSSGSPADRMLQLQRTAGNQAVQRLIKSRVLQAKLKVGQPDDIYEQEADRVANEVMRMPLKTGDSDQSSVDSTSTKPVIQLKSGCLFAKGPPCGEEELLERTIMLQMMHHSDLDSGQGPDVPPSAESAIRSLTGRGQHLSRSERSFFEPRFGHDFGGVRIHSGHDAGELADALRAKAFTVGRDVVFGKGEHIMGTSEGQRLLAHELTHVVQQSRSQLPITTATRPGLVQRQKGDAKQAARARVDEAMKKLKAKFGLAKVTEENGATWSESELAKVDAAFSKVSKEDQPLLKDLHLVRTDKFEPFVRQGKTFKIAGTTFGIGMIKLAREAFQGDASTILHEVGHLIQNKVASAMLEKSKAKFDLEATRLILAEIQKKAPTRVGHEIQTFVAALNLVAAAAVDLMNSGEDDRAAKQSVLDDAKMQADIARLEVERLTNDDVAKAWLEVHDRQQKWVEAIEKYVEEKGKKNLTGFIDVVTKNNLARKRYAPFTDYVAAHWPTKPEEFFAQSFHTWRTNPNYMKRNMKPLFDWFEKGGHRESKGYLEGKGAIETVREVAPVIYELGKEFKETFWPKEFQDAIFGNQ; encoded by the coding sequence ATGGCTGAGAAAGCTGTAGTTCATGCCAAATCACAGGAATCAAAGCAGAAATGCTCGAGTTTTTGCAACCAGAAATCCGGCTATAATTCTTCCGGGTCTCCTGCTGACAGGATGCTGCAGCTTCAAAGAACTGCAGGCAATCAGGCTGTTCAGAGGCTGATCAAATCAAGAGTTCTGCAGGCTAAGCTTAAAGTGGGTCAGCCTGACGATATCTACGAACAGGAAGCCGACAGGGTGGCTAATGAAGTGATGCGGATGCCTTTGAAAACGGGAGACAGCGATCAGTCATCAGTGGACAGTACAAGTACGAAACCCGTAATTCAATTGAAGTCAGGCTGCCTGTTTGCCAAGGGTCCCCCGTGCGGGGAAGAGGAACTTCTTGAAAGAACGATCATGCTTCAGATGATGCATCATTCCGATCTTGATTCCGGCCAAGGCCCCGATGTTCCGCCGTCAGCGGAGTCAGCCATCAGATCGCTCACAGGTAGGGGACAACATCTCTCCCGGTCTGAGCGCTCTTTCTTCGAGCCGCGCTTTGGGCATGATTTCGGCGGTGTGCGCATACACTCCGGACATGACGCAGGTGAATTGGCCGATGCTTTACGTGCAAAGGCGTTCACGGTGGGGAGGGATGTGGTGTTCGGGAAGGGGGAGCACATAATGGGGACGAGCGAAGGACAGCGCCTATTGGCACATGAGCTAACGCATGTGGTGCAGCAGTCAAGGTCACAATTGCCTATCACTACTGCGACCCGGCCCGGCTTAGTGCAACGACAGAAAGGCGATGCGAAGCAAGCGGCGCGAGCCAGGGTAGACGAGGCGATGAAAAAACTCAAGGCGAAATTCGGACTGGCTAAGGTCACTGAGGAAAATGGTGCCACGTGGAGTGAGTCCGAGTTGGCGAAGGTCGATGCTGCCTTCTCAAAAGTAAGCAAGGAAGATCAACCGTTGCTCAAGGATTTACATCTGGTTCGTACGGACAAATTTGAACCTTTTGTGCGGCAAGGGAAAACATTCAAGATCGCCGGGACGACCTTCGGTATTGGAATGATAAAACTGGCTAGGGAAGCGTTTCAGGGCGATGCTAGTACGATCCTCCACGAGGTCGGCCATTTGATACAAAATAAAGTGGCCTCCGCGATGTTAGAGAAGTCCAAGGCCAAGTTCGATCTCGAAGCGACAAGACTAATACTGGCAGAAATACAGAAAAAGGCTCCCACTCGGGTGGGCCACGAGATACAAACCTTTGTCGCAGCACTCAACCTAGTGGCAGCAGCGGCTGTCGATCTGATGAATAGCGGCGAAGATGACCGGGCAGCTAAGCAAAGTGTTCTGGATGATGCCAAAATGCAAGCCGACATTGCTCGGTTAGAGGTTGAACGACTTACGAACGATGATGTCGCAAAGGCTTGGTTAGAAGTCCACGACAGGCAGCAAAAGTGGGTTGAGGCAATCGAGAAATATGTAGAGGAGAAGGGAAAAAAGAACCTGACAGGTTTCATTGATGTGGTCACGAAGAACAACCTCGCACGGAAGAGGTATGCTCCGTTCACAGACTATGTAGCAGCTCACTGGCCAACTAAGCCGGAGGAATTCTTTGCACAATCATTTCACACGTGGCGCACCAACCCGAATTACATGAAGAGGAATATGAAACCTCTCTTTGATTGGTTCGAGAAGGGAGGCCATCGGGAGAGTAAAGGCTATCTGGAGGGCAAAGGCGCAATTGAAACAGTGCGTGAAGTTGCCCCCGTGATATATGAGCTGGGGAAAGAATTCAAGGAGACCTTTTGGCCTAAGGAGTTTCAAGATGCCATCTTTGGAAACCAGTAG